Part of the Vigna radiata var. radiata cultivar VC1973A unplaced genomic scaffold, Vradiata_ver6 scaffold_1152, whole genome shotgun sequence genome, GGAGGAAGAATCTTACGAGTTTCTCAAGAAGGGCACTTTATCTTTTTGATAATTCTTAATGGCTTCTATAACTTTGACTGAAAATGAATCGTCCTCTGGGTACACTCCTAGAGGATCTGATAGTAGACTGATAGGAAGGTTGAGAACCCCCTCAAGTGTTGCATGTAAACAATATGCAGAATATGTGACATGATATCCACCTTCCTGCACAATTAGAAGCCGCCCATCACTCTCACTTTTCGCAAGAACATGAACAATCCGTCCAATTTCTCTATAGCCCTCCATTGTTAAGCACTGTCTTCCGTTGGGATCAAACTGAGGCACACCANATTATAACAtaagtaaaacacattttttagtACTGTAACCTGGATTCAACATTTCAACATAGCCACATAAGGTCACTGTTGTAACCATGGAACAAACAACTGAGGTGATTAATCCAACGAAACAAATAATGTAGATCATGAAAAATTAGTGAAATAAAGTTGCAACCAGTAATTACAGTATGCAGATTATTTATAAGTGACATGCAGTCAATCTTTGAGTGATTGAAAGGAAATGGACCATTTGATTATNTATAAGTTATAACATACTATAATTTATCAGAAAACAAAAGTCCACGAGAAAAAGGCAACAGTGAATTTGAAAAGACCGCCTAGTTAACATGTCCATTTGTCCAAGGGATTGTTCTCACTGCAATGAGTGTGAGGATACTCAGGTCAAAATGTTCATAACagtttattaaaaactaaacacCCGAGGTAATGTCCTTTTCATAGAATCAAATTGATCACCCTGACATTAGAGCtttgatttattaaataaatcatgaaaaaaCTCACATGTAATCTTTTCAAAACAAAGAGAACCTAAAAGCTATTGACAGATTTGCNTCTGTCGAATAACCTCTTACTGAAACATGATCTTGGGATTCGTATTAGCACTAAAAAGTTTGCTTTTTGGAGTgtatcatatttcaaaattcagaaTAGTATTTGTTGGATAGATGGGGGTATAAAACTCAAACTTGTTTCTACACTCATTTTATATGTTTCGTTCCATGCTACTGTCTAAGTTTTCATACtatggttaaaaaaatatggatGTCCCTTGAAAGTCACGTGCCACTGCCATTATCTTACCACATTTTGATTTATCCGTGAGCATGAAATCAAGTTTATATAAACTTGGCAATAAATATTAATGGGGCAGAgaagaaaatcataacttaCTGCACTAGCGTCTTGTCCAGCAACCAAAACTATCATATCAGGTCCAAACTTTTGGATTGATGGAACAACCAACTCATTGAAGGCACATATATATCCCTTGTTCCCAGTTCCATTTGGTAGAGGTAAGTTCAAGTTATAGCCATAACCTTCTCCTTCGCCCAGCTCATCAACCGATCCACTTTGGGGATGAGATGGACCCCATGATCCATGATNCATNTGAAGAGAGATGGTAAGAACCTTATTAGATCTATAAAACCNNTCTGCTGTGCCATTTCCATNATGAACATCNATATCTATAACTGCAACCTTCTTGCACCCAGAATCTAAAGCCAATTGCACTGCTAGACCTGCATTGTTAAGGAANCAGTAGCCATCAGCCTGAGAAGGTTGAGCATGGTGACCAGGGGGCCTAACCAGGGCATAAGCAACTTTTCCATGGCCATCCAATAAATGCTTCATTGCAGAAAGTGTAGTNCCAGCAGCAAGAAGTGCAGCATCCCATGATCCAGGGTTCAAGAATGTCCCATAACAAAGTTCCTTGCCCCCTTCT contains:
- the LOC106752922 gene encoding histone deacetylase 8, with amino-acid sequence LQCCNFLEYVNELLEADKEGGKELCYGTFLNPGSWDAALLAAGTTLSAMKHLLDGHGKVAYALVRPPGHHAQPSQADGYXFLNNAGLAVQLALDSGCKKVAVIDXDVHXGNGTAXXFYRSNKVLTISLXMXHGSWGPSHPQSGSVDELGEGEGYGYNLNLPLPNGTGNKGYICAFNELVVPSIQKFGPDMIVLVAGQDASAFDPNGRQCLTMEGYREIGRIVHVLAKSESDGRLLIVQEGGYHVTYSAYCLHATLEGVLNLPISLLSDPLGVYPEDDSFSVKVIEAIKNYQKDKVPFLRNS